The following proteins come from a genomic window of Candidozyma auris chromosome 4, complete sequence:
- a CDS encoding bZIP transcription factor — MEFYVVGDVKLDELTDISVSSSDLAPISSCAPAFDDFGFTRKRRDSSSCSLESDAPSTAPLRWIDESKTFFPESNPSPTQPGSVSSDDVDKIRKRLRKRKHRPSESGVKSIPANDKRMRNTLAARRYRERQRKDVEILDNRIKQIEEELNSARLEIMWWKMESQRWREEAEKLSKSS, encoded by the exons ATGGAGTTTT ACGTAGTGGGCGACGTGAAGCTCGATGAGCTCACAGATATATCAGTTAGCAGCTCAGACCTAGCACCGATTTCTTCGTGTGCGCCTGCCTTTGACGATTTTGGATTCACAAGAAAGCGTCGAGACTCGTCGTCTTGTTCGTTGGAGAGCGATGCCCCTTCAACAGCGCCGTTGCGGTGGATTGACGAGTCAAAGACGTTTTTTCCCGAGTCAAATCCACTGCCAACTCAGCCAGGATCGGTGTCGTCGGATGACGTGGACAAGATTAGGAAACGTCTCAGGAAACGCAAGCACAGACCTTCAGAGTCGGGTGTCAAGAGCATCCCTGCAAATGACAAGAGAATGAGAAACACGTTGGCTGCTCGTCGGTACAGAGAGCGTCAGCGGAAGGACGTGGAGATACTCGACAATCGCATCAAGCAGATTGAAGAGGAGCTCAACAGCGCCCGACTTGAGATCATGTGGTGGAAGATGGAATCGCAGCGATGGCGGGAAGAAGCGGAGAAACTTAGCAAGAGTCTGTAG
- the RPS21 gene encoding 40S ribosomal protein uS5, protein MSAPEAPKRSFGRRGGRGPRRGRRDEEKGWTPVTKLGRLVQAGKITSIEEIYLHSLPVKEYQIIDQLLPELKDEVMKIRSVQKQTRAGQRTRMKAVVIIGDSNGHVGLGIKTAKEVASAIKAAIIIAKLSIIPIRRGYWGSNLGAPHSLPCKVTGKCGSVLVRLIPAPRGKGIIASPVVKKLMQLAGVEDVYTSSSGSTRTTENTLKAAFIAIGNTYGFLTPNLWEVQPLAKSPLDVFSEEAKAGKRRY, encoded by the coding sequence ATGTCTGCTCCAGAAGCCCCAAAGAGATCCTTCGGTAGAAGAGGCGGTAGAGGcccaagaagaggaagaagagacgaGGAGAAAGGCTGGACCCCAGTCACCAAGCTCGGTAGATTGGTCCAGGCCGGCAAGATCACCTCCATCGAGGAGATTTACTTGCACTCCTTGCCAGTGAAGGAATACCAGATCATCGACCAGTTGCTCCCAGAATTGAAGGACGAAGTCATGAAGATCAGATCTGTCCAGAAGCAGACCAGAGCCGGTCAGAGAACCAGAATGAAGGCTGTTGTCATCATTGGTGACTCCAACGGTCACGTTGGTTTGGGTATCAAGACCGCCAAGGAGGTTGCCTCTGCCATCAAGGCTGCTATCATCATTGCCAAGTTGTCCATCATTCCAATCAGAAGAGGTTACTGGGGTTCCAACTTGGGTGCTCCTCACTCTTTGCCATGTAAGGTCACTGGTAAGTGTGGTTCCGTTTTGGTGAGATTGATCCCAGCCCCAAGAGGTAAGGGTATCATTGCTTCTCctgtggtgaagaagttgatgcAGTTGGCTGGTGTTGAGGATGTCTACACTTCCTCTTCTGGTTCCACCAGAACTACCGAGAACACTTTGAAGGCTGCTTTCATTGCCATTGGTAACACCTACGGCTTCTTGACTCCTAACTTGTGGGAGGTTCAGCCTTTGGCCAAGTCTCCTTTGGACGTTTTCTCCGAGGAGGCCAAGGCTGGCAAGAGAAGATACTAA
- a CDS encoding mRNA-binding protein NAB2, producing MFDIKGPVAQELLPLLVNEITNKFNIPDDAKDVAEFIIMLIGNGRPANEIVAETKEIVNIPIDEGFIGTVFAEIGRLETIRAQNAAQSAPAAAVAPAPAPAQESMDTEEPKIPKGPARSVKFQKGSETRNKLSTISKTRTAPRGAGITKGSKDFVAKHQSGRPQAPVKGLRGKHDEKEKKLLEQIQQHMPDLLAKAQAARASQPTVELCKFGAICSKELCPFGHPTPCNKDAKVTNPRWCRFNKECNNERCNFAHSSPNYKAPPAVKQQQFNRQPTTLEQCKFNQACTNKACHRRHATSLTACQRGNDCKLPFCTFSHIINEECRHKNDCTNKVCYFKHPDGRENTFLKENTGNPSAATDERSFAVPDDQVMEQAVQ from the coding sequence tCCCTGACGACGCCAAAGATGTCGCTGAGTTCATCATTATGTTGATTGGTAACGGCCGTCCAGCTAATGAGATTGTGGCTGAAACAAAGGAAATCGTCAACATTCCCATAGATGAGGGCTTTATTGGCACTGTTTTTGCCGAGATTGGCCGTCTCGAGACCATCAGAGCTCAGAACGCTGCTCAGAGTGCtccagctgctgctgttgccCCTGCCCCTGCCCCTGCTCAGGAAAGCATGGACACTGAGGAGCCAAAGATCCCTAAGGGTCCTGCTAGAAGTGTCAAGTTCCAAAAGGGTTCTGAAACACGCAACAAGTTGAGTACGATTTCCAAGACTCGTACCGCCCCAAGAGGTGCTGGTATCACCAAGGGCAGCAAGGACTTTGTCGCCAAGCACCAAAGTGGTAGACCACAAGCCCCAGTCAAGGGTCTTCGTGGCAAACACgacgagaaggagaagaagcttttggagcaGATTCAGCAGCACATGCCTGACCTTTTGGCCAAAGCCCAGGCCGCCCGCGCCTCGCAGCCAACGGTTGAGTTGTGTAAGTTTGGTGCTATTTGCAGCAAGGAGTTGTGTCCATTTGGCCACCCAACACCATGTAACAAGGATGCCAAGGTGACAAATCCAAGATGGTGTCGTTTTAACAAAGAGTGCAATAACGAGCGTTGTAATTTCGCACACTCCTCTCCAAACTACAAGGCTCCTCCTGCGGtcaagcagcagcagtttAACAGACAGCCCACTACCTTGGAGCAGTGCAAATTCAACCAGGCCTGCACCAACAAGGCTTGCCACAGACGTCATGCCACTTCGCTTACAGCTTGCCAGCGTGGTAACGACTGTAAGCTTCCGTTCTGCACTTTCTCTcatatcatcaatgagGAGTGTCGTCACAAGAACGACTGTACTAATAAGGTGTGCTACTTCAAGCACCCTGACGGAAGAGAGAATACATTTCTCAAAGAGAACACCGGCAATCCTTCCGCTGCCACCGACGAGCGTTCCTTTGCTGTCCCTGATGATCAGGTGATGGAACAGGCTGTGCAATAA